The Artemia franciscana chromosome 21, ASM3288406v1, whole genome shotgun sequence genome includes the window gttttaaaagaggaGTAGTGTGCTTTAATATTGCTGGTCATTTAACTAGCCTTAACGATTTCCTAGGAAGTTGTTTTGAAGTAATTATTTCCACTCATTCTCTCTCCAAGGGATTATTTGCTCAAAAGAGGCATAAGAAAAGTGTTTTGAGTTTCATACATTTGCTTAATCTCAATTTATTTGGctttaaagataaataaatctattgaaggcctttttattaataaaaaaaaaatatccttgttGTCAGTATTTTAGGAATGGAATTTATTTATCTAAGACCAATAGAATAGATTGATtacttaagattaaaaaaatagtttttcagaattaaggtGGGTATAGACCTGCAATTTTTACAATCTTCTAATCCTTATAAATTACACATTTTCACCCTGGATTTATTCTTGAAAGCTGTTGCGGATGAAAATAGTGacaaaactaataatttttagaggttttgcaagttcagggtgagGGAAACGGTTTAAAAactaatattaagaagactaggTCGTTCTTACTAAAAACAAGGCAAGGAGAAGAGGTGTAGGGTAAAGAGAAGATAAATCAAATGAAGAGCTTGATTTATCTAGATAGTAGTATCATTCTAAACATTCAATCtaaatattataagaaaacaataataataacaaacaataaatttaACTACCAACGACTCGTCAAAAATGTAGAACTTCCTCTTGTAATTTTTTCACAGCCAATGAGTCCTAATCTCAGCTCTCATATATAACTTCCTAGTCTTTCTAACCTATATACTGCAactctaaataaaaacaaatggacAGTGAATATTATAATAGAAAGAATAACAAGTTGCTTAAATTTTTCAACGACTGGAATTAATCCCACAcgaaacaaattccaataaattcaaGAATAAGTAAATGGTCAAGCTACAAGTTATTCAAGAAAACTACGGTTACTCACAAACTGCTTAaacattaacttaaaaaaaatcgaatctACTTGCCCTGACACGTTTCTTTGAATCCCATGTTTTTTCAGTAGATCCAAAAGATAAATAAGAATCAACTGAGGCTCtatttttatttgcatttttcctttttgagtaTATCATCAATCTAAGATAAGCAATATCAAtgacagattaaaaaaaaaagtgtcgtTGCTTTCAACTGCagacacgaaaaaaataaaatatttatatcaaTTATGTGGAGTTACGCCTTCAAAGCTAGAGCAGTTCGATAAATAGCTGGATAAAATAACAGAACTtacagtttttttaatatttaattttttaatatttttaataaatggaCCAATTCAATTATCATAGTAATCAAATTTACATAATATTTAGAAAGCTCTTATAATgccattaaaagttttttaggAAAGCAGAAGAGGGGGAGAGGGCTATTCGTATCCTAGGCCTACCCTTTCTGGATACTGTTTTTCAAGCTATTATTTATTCATCCCTTTACCAATATTGCTGCAATAGCTGCAGACAAGTAAAGACCTAACCAAAGTCTATAGCAACGATAGTTTAAAAGCACAATTTGGAAAATCTCTCTCtcataagaaaaaattgccacTTGTATCTGATTAAAGAATGGCAAACAATTATTTCCACTTAATTTCGTAGttatattttactttgaaaacaaatttggccTAAAACACCCTGAAGAGAGCAGTTCTTCCATTTCAGATTGAAATGTTTCACGGGGGAAGGGTCTGGCAATGTGGATTTTTGGGAATGCCGAaacaaatttatgttttaattttactgaAGAAAAGGGTTGCCCAAATTAGTAATTTGATttggcttatttatttttacggtGCAACATGGCCATACCGACGAAACCTAGAAAAGAATCGTAGAACTTAAAATATCTATTGTTAATTTTTACGGTTAAAAAGGGTTTGTAAAATTAAGTAGTCGGTTATGCTTAGTTATTTTACGGTTCTTAGGTCTATTATGCTTTTAGGTCAACTATTAGGCAAAGAGTGTTCTCAATTTGATGTACTTggttaataatttatattataataagtATAATatcttataataatttatattaaattattaacatGATTTTTTAACACAAATAAGTCACCTGAAAAAAGTTGAGCATCTTACGTTGTCACGTCATCaaaagaaggaataaaaaaaaagatacttatGAGCTTCAAAGATGTTAAGGAGTTCTATAAGGTTATTGGACAAGCCGGTTCTCCTGGTGTACATTTTTGTTTGGGGTTTTAGGGGGTTTGGCAATTTTGTCCTGTTATTATGGGACGTGTTTGGCTCTAACTGGTTTGAAACTACCCTTACGACCAGGATTTAGCTATCGCTAAAACTGCGAAAGcactttttattttccgtttCCTTCGCGAAAATACCTTTCTTTTTCTGCTACAGTCTTTGgattaaaaatttattcttttctttttttgcattgatCGGAGCTTTTATATTGTCTGGTATTAAAACAGGAAGTAATTGAACAtttaaaactctaatttttGAACTTATGCCAGCAATTTTCCggaccaaataaaaaaaaaattcactataACCTTGGTTTTATAATAATTGTCTCATAAAtggaaataattttgttctATAAATAGCTAAAAGCGTTTTATGGTGAGCAAGACAATTCACCTTCATGGTAGGCAAGATACTTTGCAAAGGACGCATACATTCTAACATCGCTGACGATGCCAGATTTTAGCCGGCCCCTATCCTTCTATATCTGGTACCACTATATAGAAGATTTACAGCTTTTTGTAAGGCTACCTTAAGTCAAAAACCAGAACCCTAGACATTTTGCgtacaaaaaaaaggcaaatcgGGCTTCGTAAAACATTGAATGTGTGATTTTGCTTCATTAAATACTGCATAGAATCGGTATTTCCAATTCCAAAAACTGTCAGGATATTGCAGGAGTAAAAAATGACCTTATTTTTGCTGACATTGAGCTCTGTGTTGACATTTGTGACATTGTGCTCTGTGTTACATAAAATCatatcaattttcttctaaaaagaattaaaattctacttctgtttcttttttcctttacaGATAgggttttgttttaatgactGATATTTAAATagcattaataaaaatgaaatttatgggGATGTAAAAGGGCATCATCAGTAGAAAAATGTAACCAGAAAATATCGAATCACAAAAGCAACAGCAGACCCGATAACCTGAATTAATAATAAGGTTTTGGTTAGATTATCTTCTCTCATTGGTCCAAGAATACTCAGTACTGTATTAATGAGGGTCATATTTGAAAATTCCACAACAGAATCTTCCATTTCCAAGTAAGAAATTAACCGCAATTTGCTTGCTATCCACAGTACTGGTCGTCCCAATGGACCCAGCGAAGCAACTTTGCACTTGACTTTACTTGTTTCTAAGAATCCTGTCTCTTTGTTCAATGTAGGTAGTCTGTGCCTTGGACAGGGAACGAGTCTGAAGAGTTGAGGAACAGACAACAAGAAATTGAATACCTGTGGAAAGAAAAATAGCAACAGTGTCTTACTAAAATGGCCAAGAATGCCCACTACGGCAAAAGTAACGCCACTATAATAGCAAAATGTATCTCCAACAAAAAATTTGGCTGGGTACCAGTTAAGTTTCAAAAGTCCAAGACTAGTGGCAATATAAGGCAGCATAAAATAGAGTGAGAAATAGTGATATCGTGACAACTCGCCTGTAAGTTCTACTAAATTAAATATGCATATTGAACAGGCAATTATAATGCTTTGACCGACTTCAACTCCATTTACTCCGGCGTAGATATTAATAGCATTTGTACAAAATACTGCAAGGACCCCCatatacacataataaaaaatacctaGGTCTAAGTTGGGACCGAAAAAGCCTCTAAAGAACTTGGGCATAACTATAGTTGTAAGCCCGATATGTATATAATACGCTGTTAATAAAGGCAATACAGACAGGGTTGGGAAGATCAACTTGTACCGccatttcaaatcaaaaaagTCATCAGCGACACCCAAGAAGAACATCAATGCGATAGAAATGAGAGCGACTTTTTGCATATAGAAAAACTCTTCGCACTCTCTTTTGGGTATGGGAACCTTGTTGATAAGAACCCCATctaaaaaaatgagcatgaaaAGAGTGATACTAAAAAACACAAATCCTGATATGATACCACCTGCTTCTGGGATTACAGGCtgatttattttgttgaaatctTTCCCTGTGATTTTAGCTTTAAGAAAAGTCGAAGTAAACCTTGGTAGAATAATCATAGTGACTATAGAAGCAAGTATAGAGCACCCAAAGTTtgcaaataaacaatcaatcaTCCAGATTTACACTTAAGTCCAAGGTTGCAATGCCTTAGAGTGTCAAAATGTCCGTCACATGTCCGTCTAGGTCAAAATTGGCTTCCTAAAAATGTTTGGTGATATAGTAACTCCCTTTCTTGATTATATGAAATAATACCGACAGTAAAAGTTTTTGCATAATATATATTAAGACAAActcttacaaaaataaaaaaaacgagcaaCAATTTATTATTCTTCCGTTTTAATGAGATGGATGTCCTTATGATGAGGCAATTGtacaattttcttctataaATAAATCGAACGCAATTCTTCGGTTTCAGTTCagctaatataaaaaaatgtgttctgaaaaattaaagttttgagGTTGGTATCAATACTTTCAAAGGTTGGTTTGAAGAAATTTATTTGTTCAATAATTTTACCGATCCTCCACACCCCTCTCATTCCCTTAAGTTCCAGCTGCTTGGCCCCCTCCCCTCGGTTTTGTCTACCGCAATCacagttttaaaagtttttattgataTAGTAAAATTTTAGACTCTAACTAAATACTCTCTCTTGTCTAGACTCTTcttgtctttatttatttttgggttTTAAAGAACTACGACCACGTCTATTTATTTGTGTGATTGTAACAGTTCGTAAAAAGTGAAATTCTGTCAAAATGGAGAAGCGTCACTTCACAATGAAGGCATGTCCTAATCACGACGTTCACCACAACCCTTTAAAAGGGTCAAATTCCATTTTAGCAAGCCAAAATGTTgtaatatatttataacatacTAGCTGGGTCCTGGCGGCTTCGCCGCCGGGACCCAACATGCCACGtgacaggcttctatatatggattctcattgtcccttgtgttctgggtcccggcaacgctatgtcatttttggatcgaattaatgaagtaaattggacattcctaatctggccctttctctttaaaccgcaagcctggttttgtgTTGCTCTGGTGTtccctttttggtgacattgCAGGATAATTATACACGCATTTCTTTTGTAATAcgacacgcattctttttttactatctctatcaGCCGTAAGCCTGGTTTCACGTTGGgaacatgacgtcatttatgGATTTGTAGTAGATCTACATtcagaggcaccatttgggtataatcttggggtgggcatgaactccatctgccccccccccccgattcactTCGTGTCAAGTAAGAAAATGTGGTTTTTAGCAGCCCATAGAtcaaatattctaagtaaaaacgcattttcagcacccgtgtgttgcttggaaatgtactgtaaccaaaggtggaactcagccacactgacttctaagattaattataacaacgaagaatacaatcaacaaggttaagtgattaaactgaaagtggaaaattcaaccagactacaggctggcattcctcagcgagaaactttcttatttaagtaaacaatacatcggtgaaagtaatcttcattGCTATTCTGGGgattgtaaccaaaatctcggttttccttcagcagaaatcttccagatcaaatatatttacaaaaaggaaaaacataacaagataaaaaatattacaacactcaaggtaacaaggggaaccgccgaggtttcatttttgcaaaatcatcaacaagctggtcgtagttcaaatttttactaagtccttctctgcaaacatcaaaagaaggtgactgagacgatcatctcttgttgtagaccgcaggtagtttttcactatttctaggctagaaaaaaaatgctcattgctcgctgttgtcacaggaagtgtggcagcaatacgaagtacttcaattacttctgagtaagccactggtaatgcctgaagatggtcgacaatgtctaagaagttttccagctttttctcctcatcgagcaagaaacgcttggcaataccagcttgagattcaagaagaatgtcgtcgatatccagctcaccgtaaagagcagagaaatgcttgagcagctctgtgtccataaacttggttgagcttggatcTAAGGCTTCAAGTgtactcagcactggcaagttatctgtgagccttctgtcaaattcggctagtagacAGTCAGAAGTTTCGAAGTATtctcgcttcatttcatccgccaaagtagtagtccgaTTTCCAGATTCGAAGAAATTCTTTCCCAGCGTCAAatttgtcacaaattgtttcagatgcttggttatcttttgagttcttcgaggtcgtcctttctgaccaacagaggagggtctagtcgCGGGTTCATTTACAGCAGGTACTTCGATTTCAAGTTctgttgcaaactctttagccttctcAAAAAGCGATACGAATGAAGGATCTGAACGTAGGTCGGTGAGTTCgcttcttgtggcctgaatcagggtgcgcgatcgagaaataaccaagtcgacGGCCTGGAGATGCTGAGACAGCGAGTTCGTCACTCGCATAATTGCTTCAACgtagtgcaattggaagataacaagaAACGATTCCATCTTCTTCTGGAGCCCAGCTGCCTCTGCCCGTGCTTCACCGTTAGCTCCCTCGCTTAAAGCAGACAGTACAGCTAAAATGCATTCTTATCGGAGTTTAACTTTCGATATAGATCGATACCAGTAAGACCATCGTGTGGCTGCACTTCTTCCCAGCTCCAGAACTTGCAGTTCGGCAGCTTTCTGGGCCTCAACAAACAACTGATGCCGAGTGTTTCTGTTGGAAATGAATGTGTATAGAGTCTGGACC containing:
- the LOC136040957 gene encoding UDP-N-acetylglucosamine--dolichyl-phosphate N-acetylglucosaminephosphotransferase-like; its protein translation is MIDCLFANFGCSILASIVTMIILPRFTSTFLKAKITGKDFNKINQPVIPEAGGIISGFVFFSITLFMLIFLDGVLINKVPIPKRECEEFFYMQKVALISIALMFFLGVADDFFDLKWRYKLIFPTLSVLPLLTAYYIHIGLTTIVMPKFFRGFFGPNLDLGIFYYVYMGVLAVFCTNAINIYAGVNGVEVGQSIIIACSICIFNLVELTGELSRYHYFSLYFMLPYIATSLGLLKLNWYPAKFFVGDTFCYYSGVTFAVVGILGHFSKTLLLFFFPQVFNFLLSVPQLFRLVPCPRHRLPTLNKETGFLETSKVKCKVASLGPLGRPVLWIASKLRLISYLEMEDSVVEFSNMTLINTVLSILGPMREDNLTKTLLLIQVIGSAVAFVIRYFLVTFFY